From the genome of Leptodactylus fuscus isolate aLepFus1 chromosome 1, aLepFus1.hap2, whole genome shotgun sequence, one region includes:
- the LOC142195003 gene encoding gap junction beta-2 protein-like — MAMSPEAFQEVETATCLLSGVSSLTSKISRAILSVLFFIRFGILLLGCKTIWQDEEKDFVCNSTRILCVPSCFDEYLPISSFNIFALQMVALVTHSLCVACFARTSFQLSEGWLQAQFRRRNVQFNLHVIGLISRILIEAIFILTYYKVAEGFWLQSSIHCRSTLCEKSVICRDINSTVKNIFSLCLCAASVSSAMICLWEIIGTLPFMQHMNGSLSSPGPHQKQRF; from the coding sequence ATGGCAATGTCCCCTGAGGCCTTCCAGGAGGTAGAAACTGCTACATGCCTCTTAAGTGGAGTGTCCTCACTCACTTCCAAGATAAGTCGGGCAATTTTATCAGTCCTTTTCTTCATCCGCTTTGGAATTTTGCTACTTGGATGTAAAACAATATGGCAGGATGAAGAGAAAGACTTTGTTTGCAACTCTACAAGGATACTATGCGTGCCAAGTTGTTTTGATGAGTACTTGCCTATCTCCTCCTTCAATATTTTCGCATTACAAATGGTGGCTCTGGTTACACACTCACTATGTGTGGCCTGTTTTGCCCGTACTTCATTTCAGTTAAGTGAAGGCTGGTTACAAGCTCAATTCAGAAGAAGGAATGTACAGTTCAACCTACATGTTATTGGACTGATAAGCAGGATCCTTATTGAGGCCATCTTCATCCTCACATACTACAAAGTAGCAGAAGGGTTTTGGCTCCAGAGTTCAATTCATTGCCGCTCTACACTGTGTGAAAAATCCGTAATATGTAGGGATATAAATTCAACTGTGAAGAATATCTTCAGCTTGTGTCTATGCGCAGCATCAGTCTCCAGTGCCATGATCTGCCTATGGGAGATAATAGGCACTTTACCATTCATGCAGCATATGAACGGTTCTTTATCCTCTCCGGGGCCACATCAAAAGCAGCGCTTCTAG
- the RPS15 gene encoding small ribosomal subunit protein uS19 has product MADAEQKKKRTFRKFTYRGVDLDQLLDMSYEQIMQLYCARQRRRLNRGLRRKQNSLLKRLRKAKKEAPPMEKPEVIKTHLRDMIILPEMVGSMVGVYNGKSFNQVEIKPEMIGHYLGEFSITYKPVKHGRPGIGATHSSRFIPLK; this is encoded by the exons ATG GCGGACGCAgaacagaagaagaagaggaccTTTAGGAAGTTCACCTACAGAGGTGTGGACCTGGACCAACTGCTCGATATGTCCTA TGAGCAGATCATGCAGCTGTACTGCGCCCGTCAGCGCCGGCGTCTGAACAGAGGTCTGCGTCGCAAGCAGAATTCTCTTCTAAAGCGTCTCCGTAAGGCTAAGAAGGAAGCCCCTCCCATGGAAAAGCCAGAGGTCATTAAGACTCATCTGAGAGACATGATCATTTTGCCAGAAATGGTAGGCAGCATGGTGGGAGTTTACAATGGCAAATCCTTCAATCAAGTTGAAATAAAG cctGAAATGATTGGCCATTATCTGGGGGAATTCTCCATCACTTACAAGCCTGTAAAACACGGCAGACCTGGTATTGGTGCCACCCACTCTTCCAGGTTTATTCCACTGAAGTAA